A genomic segment from Clarias gariepinus isolate MV-2021 ecotype Netherlands chromosome 11, CGAR_prim_01v2, whole genome shotgun sequence encodes:
- the LOC128533613 gene encoding G2/M phase-specific E3 ubiquitin-protein ligase-like — protein MMNQFTDGMNTFGKLWDLVKENWIAFLPLFTNMHEPLSKAAFKAIFSYSYSRRGTNHREAEEDTIYSWEMVLNMIEDKETELRFEDILIFVTGADKVPALGFPRKPCIDFYQQEAGQRRLPYASTCMMCLYLPRGVTQKDELHWMLFQATREALGFGKV, from the exons ATGATGAACCAGTTCACGGATGGAATGAACACGTTTGGGAAGCTGTGGGACCTGGTCAAAGAGAACTGGATTGCCTTCCTTCCTTTGTTCACCAACATGCATGAACCTCTATCGAAGGCAGCCTTCAAGGCCATCTTCAGCTACAGTTACAGTAGAAGAGGGACCAACCATCGTGAGGCAGAGGAGGACACCATCTACAGCTGGGAGATGGTTCTTAATATGATTGAAG ATAAAGAGACTGAACTAAGATTTGAAGACATTCTGATTTTCGTCACTGGAGCAGATAAAGTTCCTGCTCTGGGTTTTCCCAGGAAGCCCTGCATCGACTTTTACCAACAGGAGGCAGGCCAGCGTCGTTTGCCCTACGCATCGACCTGCATGATGTGCTTGTACCTGCCAAGAGGCGTCACACAGAAAGACGAACTGCATTGGATGCTTTTCCAGGCCACAAGAGAGGCTTTGGGATTTGGAAAGGTCTAG
- the LOC128532821 gene encoding uncharacterized protein LOC128532821: protein MVTPIASQTAVRPAVLPTAPPAIYADPSQFPAPPANRPAVSPTDPPSVYADSSQSAAPPAIRPPSPANRPAVSPTDPPPVYADPSQTSAPPAIIPLSRANRLTALPTAPPSIYARPSQSPAPPAIRSAVLGTDPPPVYAHLSQSPAPQAIIPPSTANIPTASPTVLPSIYAVVNIDGSSPRTDLNPSPEAGLDSAQWLNAGTPEVNLYMTIVQYFCVALAKHF from the exons ATGGTCACACCCATTGCTTCGCAGACAGCTGTGAGACCTGCAGTGTTGCCTACAGCTCCCCCAGCCATTTATGCAGATCCCTCCCAATTCCCTGCACCACCAGCCAACAGACCTGCAGTCTCGCCCACAGACCCACCATCTGTTTATGCAGATTCATCCCAATCAGCTGCACCTCCAGCAATCAGACCTCCATCACCAGCCAACAGACCTGCCGTCTCCCCCACAGACCCACCACCTGTTTATGCAGATCCATCCCAAACCTCTGCACCACCAGCAATCATACCTCTATCAAGAGCTAACAGACTTACAGCCTTACCCACAGCCCCACCATCCATCTATGCACGTCCATCCCAATCCCCTGCACCACCAGCCATCAGATCTGCAGTCTTAGGCACAGACCCACCACCTGTTTATGCACATCTATCCCAATCGCCTGCACCACAAGCAATCATACCTCCATCAACAGCGAACATACCTACAGCCTCACCCACAGTCCTGCCATCCATCTATGCAG TGGTGAACATTGATGGAAGCTCACCAAGGACAGATTTAAACCCATCCCCT GAGGCAGGTCTGGACTCTGCGCAATGGCTAAACGCTGGGACCCCAGAGGTAAATCTTTACATGACGATAGTTCAGTATTTCTGTGTAGCCTTGGCCAAACATTTTTGa